One segment of Solanum lycopersicum chromosome 1, SLM_r2.1 DNA contains the following:
- the LOC101266874 gene encoding protein CHROMATIN REMODELING 35 translates to MDLATEGWRNNFAKPMAKRAQPYSPRDLFSKGIKKMKFDESKNQSSPTAAATSWREECEHGKEKGSSRVANRSETFAIPDLLKVLDSGKFGSVTREIEDLIMRRMKAVNSCYASDPSLPNKVLEWERNHECAFKGNQPSPAVIDLEDGQETNNIASGPMISACLPSAELLVIIDSDDEDTQKETISPSQGIYSQINPILGMPLKNAALDFQIKDFMGREYGERQISVEAVSLAGEAEIETDKGVYVGVEDDDEIDDGAEQPDEGLTDIWNEMSFALEFSKDVAAEPSPDEHTFEEEDECDHSFILKDDIGYVCRICGVIKRSIETIIEFQYSKAARSTRTYHYEGRSVKDIGPTELLPDGIIPSDDIDMTEICVHPRHRKQMKSHQVEGFNFLVSNLLRDKGGCIMAHAPGSGKTFMIISFLQSFMANNDRARPLVVLPRGILGTWKKEFLRWQVDEIPLYDFYSVKADNRSQQLEVLKQWSQERSVLFLGYKQFSTIVCDNVGSATAAACQEILLKCPSILILDEGHTPRNQDTDVLTSLEKVQTRLKVVLSGTLYQNHVKEVFNILNLVRPKFLKLETSRSIKRTILSKVASSNRRNLLKKSSDNDFYELVEHTLLKDDNFSRKSAVILGLRKMTEKVLHYYKGDFLEELPGLVDYTVLLKLHPKQKSEVAELKKLGRKFKISSEGSALYVHPQLKSLSRNCSAKDRVDEEKIDTLLENLELREGVKAKFYLNLLQLCETKGEKMLVFSQYLLPLKFLERLTVKTKGYSLGKELFMITGDTDGDIRESSMERFNTSPDARVFFGSIKACGEGISLVGASRIIILDVHLNPSVTRQAIGRAFRPGQERKVYTYRLVASDSPEEEDHTTCFKKESIAKLWFEWSENYAQPDFEMETVDINNCEDLFLESSRLNEDLVALYKR, encoded by the exons ATGGACTTAGCAACGGAAGGATGGCGGAACAATTTTGCTAAACCAATGGCGAAAAGGGCTCAGCCGTACAGCCCCAGAG ATTTGTTTTCCAAGGGGataaaaaagatgaaatttGATGAAAGTAAAAACCAGAGTAGTCCTACTGCAGCTGCCACTAGTTGGCGGGAAGAATGCGAACATGGAAAAGAAAAGGGGTCTTCAAGAGTTGCCAACCGCTCCGAAACTTTTGCAATTCCAGACTTGCTCAAAGTGTTAGATTCCGGCAAATTTGGAAGTGTCACCAGAGAGATTGAGGACCTTATTATGCGGCGAATGAAGGCAGTGAACTCTTGTTATGCAAGTGACCCTTCTCTTCCCAACAAAGTCTTGGAATGGGAAAGGAACCATGAATGCGCTTTCAAGGGAAATCAGCCTTCCCCCGCTGTGATTGACTTGGAGGATGGACAGGAAACTAACAACATTGCTTCAGGGCCAATGATTTCTGCATGTTTACCTTCAGCTGAGCTGCTGGTTATTATTGATTCAGACGATGAAGACACTCAGAAGGAGACTATTTCTCCATCCCAGGGGATATACTCTCAGATAAACCCCATTCTGGGGATGCCCTTGAAAAATGCTGCCCTTGATTTCCAAATTAAGGATTTTATG GGCAGGGAATATGGTGAAAGACAGATTTCGGTAGAAGCTGTAAGCCTTGCTGGCGAAGCTGAAATAGAGACAGATAAAGGTGTTTATGTCGGTGTAGAAGATGATGACGAGATTGATGATGGTGCCGAACAGCCTGATGAAGGTTTGACAGACATATGGAATGAGATGTCATTTGCTCTTGAATTCTCAAAG GATGTTGCTGCTGAACCTTCACCAGATGAGCATACATTTGAAGAGGAGGACGAGTGTGATCATTCCTtcatcttgaaagatgatattGGTTATGTGTGTCGTATATGTGGAGTCATTAAGAGAAGTATTGAAACCATCATAGAATTTCAGTATTCGAAG GCCGCCAGGAGTACAAGAACATATCACTATGAAGGTCGGTCGGTAAAGGATATAGGGCCTACTGAACTCCTTCCTGATGGCATCATTCCATCTGATGACATTGATATGACGGAAATTTGTGTTCATCCAAGACATAGGAAACAAATGAAATCTCACCAAGTTGAGggatttaattttcttgttagcAACTTGTTGAGAGATAAAGGAGGCTGTATCATGGCTCATGCCCCTGGATCTGGCAAGACTTTCATGATAATCAGCTTCCTACAAAGCTTCATGGCTAATAATGATAGAGCTAGGCCTTTGGTTGTGTTACCTAGAGGAATCTTGGGTACATGGAAGAAAGAGTTCTTGAGGTGGCAGGTGGATGAAATTCCCCTCTATGACTTCTACTCAGTAAAAGCGGATAATAGATCTCAACAATTGGAAGTTCTTAAGCAATGGTCACAGGAAAGAAGTGTTCTTTTTCTGGGCTATAAGCAGTTCTCAACAATTGTGTGTGACAATGTTGGTAGTGCGACTGCAGCTGCTTGTCAGGAGATTCTGCTGAAGTGCCCGTCAATTCTCATTCTTGATGAAGGTCACACTCCGCGCAACCAAGACACTGATGTTTTGACTTCACTTGAGAAGGTCCAGACACGCCTGAAGGTGGTGCTTTCTGGCACATTATACCAAAATCATGTTAAAGAGGTCTTTAACATTCTGAACCTTGTGCGTCCAAAATTTCTCAAGCTGGAAACATCCAGAAGCATTAAAAGGACAATCCTAAGCAAAGTGGCAAGCTCAAATAGAAGGAACCTCCTGAAGAAAAGTAGTGACAATGATTTTTATGAGCTCGTGGAGCATACACTTTTAAAGGATGACAATTTCTCAAGGAAGAGTGCTGTCATACTAGGTCTGCGTAAAATGACCGAAAAAGTGCTTCATTATTACAAGGGAGATTTCCTCGAAGAACTTCCAGGTTTGGTGGATTACACTGTCCTTCTAAAGCTCCATCCTAAGCAGAAAAGTGAAGTTGCAGAGCTGAAAAAACTGGGAAGAAAGTTCAAAATCAGTTCTGAAGGAAGTGCACTGTATGTGCACCCACAATTGAAGAGCCTTTCAAGAAACTGTTCTGCTAAAGATAGAGTTGATGAAGAGAAAATTGATACTCTATTAGAGAATTTGGAATTGAGGGAAGGAGTGAAGGCCAAATTCTACCTGAATCTGCTGCAGCTGTGTGAAACAAAAGGTGAAAAAATGTTAGTGTTTAGCCAATACCTCTTGCCTTTGAAATTCTTGGAGAGGTTGACTGTTAAGACTAAGGGTTACAGTTTGGGGAAGGAACTATTTATGATCACTGGTGATACAGACGGGGACATCAGGGAGTCCTCAATGGAGCGATTTAACACTTCACCGGATGCTCGTGTTTTCTTTGGTTCAATTAAGGCATGTGGTGAAGGAATATCACTTGTCGGGGCATCGCGGATTATCATATTGGATGTGCATCTCAACCCATCAGTAACCCGTCAAGCAATAGGACGTGCATTCCGACCAGGCCAGGAGAGGAAAGTATACACTTACAGATTGGTGGCCTCAGATTCACCTGAGGAGGAAGATCATACAACTTGTTTTAAAAAGGAGTCTATTGCAAAGTTATGGTTCGAGTGGAGTGAGAATTATGCTCAGCCCGATTTTGAGATGGAGACTGTCGATATCAACAACTGTGAAGATTTGTTCTTGGAATCATCACGTCTTAATGAAGATTTGGTGGCTCTGTACAAAAG GTAG
- the LOC101243647 gene encoding BEL1-like homeodomain protein 7, with amino-acid sequence MATYFPSPSNQRDADQTFQYFRQSLPESYSEASNAPENMMVFMNYSSSGTYSDMLTGTSQQQHSCIDIPSIGATSSNTSQQEVLSNLGESRMGIQDFSSWRDSRNEMLADNFFQVAQNVQGQGLSLSLGSNIPSGIGISHVQSQNPNQGGGFNMSFGDGDNSQPKEQRNADYFPPDHPGRDLDAMKGYNSPYGTSSIARTIPSSKYLKAAQYLLDEVVSVRKAIKEQNSKKELTKDSREPDLDSKNISSDTPANGGSNPHESKNNQSELSATEKQEVQNKLTKLLSMLDEIDRRYRQYYHQMQIVVSSFDVVAGDGAAKPYTALALQTISRHFRCLRDAICDQIRASRRSLGEQDASENSKAIGISRLRFVDQHIRQQRALQQLGMMQQHAWRPQRGLPESSVSVLRAWLFEHFLHPYPKDSEKIMLARQTGLTRSQVSNWFINARVRLWKPMVEEMYKEEAGDAKIDSNSSSEVAPRLASKDSKVEERGELHQNTASEFEQYNSGQILESKSYHEADAEMEGASNAETQSQSGMENQTEEPLPAMDNCTLFQDAFVQSNDRFSEFGSFGSGNVLPNGVSLTLGLQQGEGSNLPMSIETHVSYVPLRADDMYSTAPTTMVPETAEFNCLDSGNRQQPFWLLPSAT; translated from the exons ATGGCCACTTATTTTCCTAGTCCAAGCAATCAAAGAGATGCTGATCAGACATTTCAATATTTTAGGCAATCTTTGCCTGAATCTTATTCAGAAGCTTCAAATGCTCCGGAAAACATGATGGTGTTCATGAACTATTCTTCTTCTGGGACATATTCAGATATGTTGACGGGTACTTCCCAACAGCAACACAGCTGCATCGATATCCCATCTATAGGAGCCACGTCCTCCAACACATCCCAACAAGAAGTATTGTCAAATCTTGGAGAATCGCGGATGGGAATTCAGGATTTTTCTTCATGGAGAGATAGCAGAAATGAGATGCTAGCTGATAATTTCTTTCAAGTTGCACAAAATGTGCAGGGTCAAGGATTATCCCTCAGTCTTGGCTCCAATATACCATCTGGAATTGGAATTTCACATGTACAATCTCAGAATCCTAACCAAGGTGGCGGTTTTAACATGTCCTTTGGAGATGGTGATAATTCCCAaccaaaagaacaaagaaatgcTGATTATTTTCCTCCGGATCATCCTGGAAGAGACTTGGATGCTATGAAAGGGTATAATTCTCCATATGGTACGTCGAGTATTGCAAGGACCATTCCCAGCTCGAAGTATTTGAAAGCAGCTCAATATTTGCTTGATGAGGTTGTTAGTGTCAGAAAGGCCATCAAGGAGCAAAATTCTAAGAAAGAGTTGACAAAGGATTCGAGAGAGCCTGACCTGGACTCGAAAAATATATCATCAGATACTCCTGCAAATGGAGGTTCAAATCCTCATGAGTCCAAAAACAACCAAAGTGAACTTTCAGCTACCGAGAAGCAAGAAGTGCAGAACAAACTGACCAAACTTCTGTCAATGCTGGATGAG ATTGATAGAAGGTACAGACAATATTATCATCAGATGCAAATAGTGGTCTCATCATTTGATGTAGTAGCTGGAGATGGAGCAGCAAAACCATACACAGCTCTTGCTCTTCAGACAATTTCCAGACACTTTCGTTGCTTGCGTGATGCAATCTGCGATCAGATTCGAGCATCACGAAGAAGTCTTGGAGAGCAAGATGCTTCAGAAAACAGCAAAGCGATTGGAATATCACGCCTGCGTTTTGTGGATCAGCATATTAGACAGCAGAGAGCCCTGCAGCAGCTTGGTATGATGCAACAACATGCCTGGAGGCCTCAGAGGGGATTGCCTGAAAGCTCTGTTTCAGTTTTGCGTGCTTGGCTCTTTGAGCACTTTCTTCATCC CTACCCGAAAGATTCTGAAAAAATTATGCTAGCAAGGCAAACTGGCTTAACGAGAAGTCAG GTATCAAATTGGTTCATAAATGCACGAGTTCGTCTTTGGAAACCCATGGTTGAGGAAATGTACAAAGAAGAGGCTGGTGATGCTAAGATAGACTCAAATTCTTCATCAGAGGTTGCCCCCAGACTTGCATCAAAAGACTCAAAAGTTGAAGAAAGAGGAGAATTGCACCAGAATACAGCTTCAGAATTTGAGCAGTACAATAGTGGCCAAATCCTGGAGTCAAAATCTTACCATGAAGCTGATGCAGAAATGGAGGGAGCAAGTAATGCAGAAACTCAAAGTCAATCTGgaatggaaaatcaaacagagGAACCCCTGCCTGCTATGGATAATTGCACCCTTTTTCAGGACGCGTTTGTTCAAAGCAACGATAGATTCTCAGAATTTGGTAGTTTTGGAAGTGGAAATGTACTACCCAATGGAGTTTCACTTACATTGGGGTTGCAGCAAGGTGAAGGAAGCAACCTACCAATGTCCATCGAGACTCATGTTAGTTATGTACCATTAAGGGCAGATGACATGTACAGTACAGCACCTACTACTATGGTCCCTGAAACAGCAGAATTCAACTGCTTGGATTCTGGGAACAGGCAGCAACCATTCTGGCTCCTACCATCTGCTACATGA